The proteins below come from a single Thermoplasmata archaeon genomic window:
- a CDS encoding UbiA family prenyltransferase — MAKLTIREGYDRVEFVPRKLRGYIDLVRPFTLLAPAIGGTAAALIGLSVSNGGAVSRAVLIDHATELLWGVSALVLVNAASNALNAAYDAEIDKINKPYRPVPSGVVTKDEARSIAWILYLVTIWRAATAFRLTFSFLVLLIMLITITYSMPPLRLKKRLWVSNIVIAITRGTLGFVAAWSIFDDPLLPHGPLPFDPAPFVIGGIMSVFLTGATTTKDFTDVEGDRRFGVRTLPVVYGPRKAALLSSPFLVLPFALIPAATYLDVLKMQANYLVLLLPWALYLIHLLREARFEQDPHLENSPVWKHMYLMLLAMQLGFMAVFVLPLPWPFS; from the coding sequence GTGGCCAAGCTCACAATCCGGGAGGGCTACGACAGGGTCGAGTTCGTCCCGCGAAAGCTCAGGGGCTACATCGACCTCGTCAGGCCATTCACGCTGCTGGCGCCCGCGATCGGCGGGACCGCGGCCGCGCTCATCGGCCTCTCTGTCTCGAATGGCGGGGCCGTCTCGAGGGCCGTTCTAATCGACCACGCCACCGAGCTCCTCTGGGGCGTGAGCGCGCTCGTGCTCGTCAATGCCGCCTCCAATGCCCTCAACGCCGCCTACGACGCTGAGATTGACAAAATCAACAAGCCCTACAGGCCCGTCCCCTCGGGCGTCGTGACAAAGGACGAGGCGAGGTCCATCGCCTGGATTCTCTACCTCGTCACAATCTGGAGGGCCGCCACGGCCTTCAGGCTCACATTCAGCTTCCTCGTTCTCCTGATAATGCTGATAACAATCACCTACTCGATGCCCCCGCTCAGGCTCAAGAAGAGGCTCTGGGTCTCCAACATTGTGATCGCGATCACCCGGGGCACGCTGGGCTTCGTCGCGGCCTGGTCCATCTTCGACGACCCGCTGCTCCCGCACGGCCCCCTGCCGTTCGACCCCGCGCCCTTCGTTATCGGGGGCATCATGAGCGTCTTCCTCACCGGAGCCACGACGACGAAGGACTTCACGGACGTCGAGGGCGACAGGAGGTTCGGCGTCAGGACGCTCCCCGTTGTCTACGGGCCCCGCAAGGCGGCTCTCCTCTCCTCGCCCTTCCTCGTCCTCCCCTTCGCCCTGATTCCCGCCGCCACATACCTCGACGTTCTGAAGATGCAGGCGAACTACCTCGTCCTCCTGCTCCCCTGGGCGCTCTACCTGATTCACCTGCTCAGGGAGGCGAGGTTCGAGCAGGACCCGCACCTCGAGAACAGCCCCGTCTGGAAGCACATGTACCTGATGCTGCTCGCCATGCAGCTCGGCTTCATGGCCGTCTTCGTCCTCCCACTCCCGTGGCCGTTCTCGTAG
- a CDS encoding ATP/GTP-binding protein yields the protein MDPVGIYFVGTAGAGKTSLTRAMQAWMELKGLDSVTVNLDPGAESLPYSPEYDIREWLSLRDVMEEYGLGPNGAQIACADMLAMRVGEIREILDGFRSPYILIDTPGQLELFAFRRSSRRVVDALTGERSALAFLIDPVLAKVPSGFISQLMLSATVQFRFAMPMMNVVSKADLLEEEELARLRRWAEDGLSLQAAAQEELAGAQVQFNVELFRALESVGAFRNFITASAEEMSGMEDIYAAVQAHFFAGEDLTKD from the coding sequence ATGGACCCCGTGGGAATCTACTTCGTTGGAACCGCCGGAGCTGGCAAGACCTCGCTCACGCGCGCGATGCAGGCCTGGATGGAGCTCAAGGGTCTGGACAGCGTGACCGTCAATCTCGACCCGGGGGCGGAGAGTCTCCCCTATTCACCCGAGTACGACATCCGCGAGTGGCTCTCGCTCAGGGACGTGATGGAGGAATACGGCCTCGGGCCCAACGGAGCCCAGATCGCGTGCGCCGACATGCTGGCGATGAGGGTCGGCGAGATTCGCGAGATACTCGACGGCTTCAGGAGCCCCTACATCCTCATCGACACACCCGGCCAGCTCGAGCTCTTCGCCTTCCGGAGGTCCAGCCGGCGCGTGGTCGATGCGCTGACAGGAGAGCGCTCGGCGCTTGCGTTCCTCATAGACCCGGTTCTGGCGAAAGTCCCCTCGGGGTTCATATCGCAGCTGATGCTCAGCGCGACGGTCCAGTTCAGGTTCGCGATGCCGATGATGAACGTGGTCAGCAAGGCCGACCTCCTCGAGGAGGAGGAGCTTGCGAGGCTCAGGCGCTGGGCCGAGGACGGGCTGAGCCTCCAGGCGGCAGCGCAGGAGGAGCTCGCGGGTGCTCAGGTCCAGTTCAACGTCGAGCTCTTCAGGGCGCTCGAGAGCGTGGGCGCGTTCAGGAACTTCATCACCGCCTCCGCTGAGGAGATGAGCGGGATGGAGGACATCTACGCCGCGGTGCAGGCCCACTTCTTCGCGGGCGAGGACCTGACGAAGGACTAA
- a CDS encoding HEAT repeat domain-containing protein — MTADEGSGGPGPGRNGKAVKKVKKVKRAAAPSAGTGPLPQPPPPPGPGQPPTPLAPSTPAPPARLEAQPPVVQTPPPPPPPPPPTPSAPQPPPPAPSPPEPPAPPQAAGSRPSTGYLSTIDIDKLTEELEKNILSTLTSELGELLASEPSEREPGAEQPTGAPTAPAPPAPPPPPRPRGAPGPAAPPQTPEAPASAPPPPSPPPPRPAPAPPAPSRAWDSEQRERRVAQRLGREFDKLPANMRNELVKTLARTDDPKVRADVVIATASNFDKLPPDVQALLRALANDRDSRVREEVAFELNRSFARIPPEYRNELIPLLARDVDAKVREDIVAAIAAYYDQHPPHIQGLLRALAADKKASVREQVRVEIQTYAHRIPEEVRRDLLRIMEETAILEAGAAGGERGEL, encoded by the coding sequence ATGACGGCGGACGAGGGCTCCGGGGGTCCGGGACCCGGAAGGAACGGGAAAGCGGTTAAGAAGGTCAAGAAGGTCAAGAGAGCGGCTGCGCCTTCCGCTGGCACTGGACCCCTCCCCCAGCCCCCGCCCCCTCCGGGTCCCGGGCAGCCGCCCACACCGCTCGCCCCCTCCACGCCCGCGCCCCCGGCTCGACTTGAGGCCCAGCCTCCGGTCGTCCAGACACCCCCGCCCCCTCCCCCGCCTCCACCTCCCACACCTTCGGCGCCGCAGCCACCGCCGCCGGCGCCGTCGCCGCCGGAGCCCCCGGCCCCGCCGCAGGCCGCCGGCTCGAGGCCTTCAACGGGCTATCTATCCACGATCGACATCGACAAGCTGACCGAGGAGCTCGAGAAGAACATCCTGAGCACGCTGACGAGCGAGCTGGGGGAATTACTGGCGTCCGAGCCATCCGAGCGTGAGCCCGGAGCGGAACAGCCGACCGGCGCGCCCACCGCGCCGGCGCCGCCCGCGCCTCCCCCGCCCCCCCGGCCCCGCGGGGCACCTGGCCCCGCAGCCCCCCCGCAAACCCCCGAGGCCCCGGCATCCGCCCCGCCTCCCCCCTCTCCCCCTCCGCCGAGGCCCGCGCCTGCCCCACCTGCACCGTCGAGGGCGTGGGACAGCGAGCAGCGGGAGAGGAGGGTGGCGCAGAGGCTGGGGCGAGAGTTCGACAAGCTGCCCGCCAACATGCGGAACGAGCTCGTCAAGACGCTGGCGAGGACGGACGACCCGAAGGTCAGGGCGGACGTTGTGATAGCGACGGCGAGCAACTTCGACAAGCTACCGCCCGACGTTCAGGCGCTCCTCAGGGCGCTCGCGAACGATCGGGATTCCCGGGTGAGGGAGGAGGTTGCGTTCGAGCTCAACCGTAGCTTCGCCCGGATACCTCCGGAGTATAGGAACGAGCTGATTCCGCTCCTCGCCCGCGACGTCGACGCCAAGGTGCGCGAGGACATCGTCGCCGCAATAGCGGCCTACTACGACCAGCACCCACCCCACATTCAGGGCCTGCTGCGCGCGCTGGCGGCCGACAAGAAAGCGAGCGTGAGGGAGCAGGTCAGGGTTGAGATTCAGACCTACGCCCACAGAATTCCAGAGGAGGTGAGGAGGGACCTCCTGAGAATAATGGAGGAGACGGCGATTCTGGAGGCCGGGGCCGCGGGAGGGGAGAGGGGCGAGCTCTGA
- a CDS encoding proteasome assembly chaperone family protein produces MDEALVIHHEKPELNNPVLIEGLPGVGNVGKLAADHLVDVLRAKKFITIWSKHLPPQVLVGDDGVIRLVSNELYYVKRKGREVPDLIFLVGDYQGITPEGQYELSFKALQLLEKYKLSRIYTLGGYGVGRIVEKPRVLGAATSPELVEEMKRAGVVFSSGEPGSGIIGASGLLLGLAALWKIPGVCLMGETSGYFVDPKSARMVLEVLSSLLGIKVDYTALEEKAQQIERLTAQFKEAEKAMAESRAEDLRYIG; encoded by the coding sequence GTGGATGAGGCGCTTGTGATTCATCACGAGAAGCCCGAGCTGAACAACCCCGTGCTCATCGAGGGTCTCCCGGGCGTCGGGAACGTGGGCAAGCTAGCGGCGGACCACCTCGTCGACGTTCTCAGAGCGAAGAAATTCATCACAATATGGAGCAAGCACCTGCCCCCGCAGGTCCTGGTCGGGGATGACGGCGTAATTCGCCTGGTCAGCAACGAGCTCTACTATGTGAAGAGGAAGGGGCGCGAAGTTCCGGATCTGATATTTCTGGTCGGAGACTATCAGGGAATCACACCCGAGGGGCAGTACGAGCTCTCCTTCAAGGCTCTCCAGCTACTAGAGAAATACAAGCTCAGCAGAATCTATACCCTCGGTGGCTACGGCGTCGGGCGCATCGTGGAGAAGCCGAGGGTCCTTGGCGCCGCGACCTCCCCCGAGCTCGTCGAGGAGATGAAGCGCGCGGGCGTGGTCTTTTCTAGCGGGGAGCCCGGGAGCGGCATCATCGGCGCCAGCGGCCTCCTGCTCGGGCTCGCGGCACTTTGGAAGATTCCGGGCGTGTGTCTGATGGGAGAGACCTCGGGCTACTTCGTCGACCCGAAGAGCGCCCGCATGGTGCTCGAAGTTCTCTCCTCACTGCTCGGCATCAAGGTGGACTACACGGCCCTCGAGGAGAAGGCCCAGCAGATCGAGAGGCTGACGGCCCAGTTCAAAGAGGCGGAGAAGGCGATGGCGGAGTCCCGGGCCGAGGACCTCAGGTACATCGGGTAG
- a CDS encoding RNA-protein complex protein Nop10 codes for MRSHLRKCPACGLYTLKASCGSCGAATRVAAPARFSPEDHYGVYRRRLKRELEGESSG; via the coding sequence TTGCGCTCACACCTGAGGAAGTGTCCCGCTTGCGGGCTCTATACCCTGAAGGCATCCTGCGGCTCCTGCGGCGCGGCCACCCGCGTCGCGGCTCCGGCGCGGTTCTCCCCCGAGGACCATTACGGCGTCTACAGGAGGCGGCTGAAGAGGGAGCTGGAGGGCGAGAGCAGTGGATGA